The sequence TCTCACCGATGTCGCCTTCGCTGAGCTCAAAGTCGAAGAGGTCGAAGTTCTCCTGAATGCGCTTCTGCGTCACCGATTTGGGGAAGATGACGTCCCCGCGCTGAATGTGCCAGCGCAGGGTCACCTGGGCGGGTGTCCTACCCACCCGCTCCGCGATGCGGCTGATGGTCGGGTCGTCGAGCACCTTGCCCTGCGCGATGGGTGACCAGGCTTCGGTGACGATCTCATGCTCGGCGCCGAATGCCCTCACGTCGTCCTGCGTAAGGTAGGGGTGCACCTCGATCTGGTTGACCGCAGGCACCACATCGCTGCCTTCCAGCAGTCGACGCAGGTGGTGGGGCTGGAAATTGGAGACTCCGATGGCCTTGGACCGGCCGGAGCGGTAGATCTCCTCCAGGGCTCTCCAGGTCTCCACGAAGTCGCCCCTGCCGGGCAACGGCCAGTGGATGAGGAAGAGGTCCAGGTAGTCGAGGCCGAGTTCCTCCATGGTGCGGTCGAACGCCTGGAGGGCATCGTCGTGCGCATGGGCCGCGTTGTTGAGCTTGCTGGTCACAAAGACCTCGGCACGGTCGAGACCGGAGCCCCGGACCGCTTGGCCGACCTCCTTCTCGTTGCCGTACATCTCCGCCGTGTCGATGTGCCGATAGCCGGCTTCCAGCGCGGCCAGCGTCGTTTCCCGGGTCTCCTCCGGCGGAATCTGAAAAGTGCCGAAGCCGAGCTGGGGGATCTGCACTGCGTTGTTGAGGGTGATGGAGGGTACTTGGGTCACGGTCGCTCCCGGTTTCGCGGTTCGAGGGCAGAGGGGGTGGGGGGTCAGTACGGTTCCAGTGTCCCTTTCTACCGCAGAACACACGCATTGCCTGCTTTGCCCCGTATAGGCGTGTGAGACGTGGCCGGATCACTCAGCCTGCGACATCCATACGGAACACGAATCCACCAAGCCCATGCTGGGCAGCCCCGGGCTGGAGGGCCACGACCTCCAGCCCGAGGATGCGGTGCCCGCCGCCACCGATGGCCGGCCGGGGCTGCAAGCCGGATCTCCCAGCCGAGGGGTCTGCGCGGGCCGCTGAAGTCCCACGCGTCGATCTCGGCTCCTCGAACGGGGCGTGCCACTCCGCGATCCTCCCGTCCGCAGAAGGAACCGGAGCACCCGGCCAGGCGGTACGAGAACCAGGGAAACCGCAGATCAGCCAGGTACGCAACTGGCGCTCGTCACCGAATGCGCGTGCCCGCGAGAATGCCGTGGCGGCCTGCCCCGACGAGGATCTCGTCGGCGAGACCAGTACCCAGGTCGACGCCGGTCTCCTCCTCGGCCAACTCCCCGACCGGCCTCCCCGCACTGGGGACCCTCGGCCGATCCGTGCCGCCTGGCACGAGGCGATGCCATGCCCCCGATTCTCCAGAGTGGCTACCGTTCACTCGGCGGGGTCGACTCGCAGGTCTCCGATTGCGTACGGCACGACGACGCGAAGCTCACCATTGCGCGTACATGACAATGGCGACCGCGAGCCCGGCAAGCAGGAACACATAGAGGATCCGCTACGGCAGAGCCATCCGGTCGGAACCACGCATCCGCCTCACGCCACAGATGCACCACCAATAACAAGGCGGACAGAAGCAGCGCCACCAAGAGATCCAGCACAGCGTCACTCCATGACCGCATCGGCCGTCTGAAACAGCCTTTGTTCGCCGACTTCGATACCAGCAAACCGCGTTACCACCGACATCCGCCTACGGACGGCGGGAGCCGGTAGGGGGCTCCTCCAAGTGCACTGTACGGATCCGACCGGGACGACCCCTACGAACAACCGGGGCACGAATGGGTCCGGTCCCCGAACTGCGACGCGTCCAGACCGGTGGCAGCCCGGTGCGCTTCGTCGACGACGGGCCGACTTCCACGGCGGAGCCTCGCGCGGCTTCCGCCTGGTCATCGGTGCGGACGGGCCGCACTCCCCGCCCGCCGCCTCGCCTTCGGCCCGGAGAAGGACCACGTGAGCCACCTCGGCTACTACGCCGCGACCTGGCAGCTGCACAACGACTCGCGCGGCTTCGCACACGACTGCACCTGGAATTGCCCGGATCACCCAACTTACAGAGCGAGTTGATACAGCACTCGGACGCAGAGTCGCCGTACACATCGTTCGCGCTGTCCGAGCATCTGGACCGAGCTGAATCGCCGCATCGATCGGCTCGGTCGACGACTCCTATGACAACGCCCTGATGGAATCGACGAGCGGCCCGCTCTCAGTACCCAGCCGATCCAACCCCCGGCCGACCAGCAAGGACCGCTCTCGGACGGCAGAGCACAGAGCGGCGAATGTGCGGGGGCGGGTACTTCGGGGGACCGATGACAGCGACGCTGCAACCGCTCGGGCAAACAATTCCCGGACCAGGCAGAGCCATCACCTGCTACCGTACGGGCCAGCATTGTCGCAATCGAGGAGTGACAGACGTGGCGGGTGAAGACGACATCTCCGGGTGAGATCCGGATGTGATTGGCCACCGGACAGCGTTCAGTAGAGCTGTCGGCGTGGCTCATTCGTCGTTCCCTTTTTGTCCCACACTGTCCAGGGCAGAGGTCTGTCTGCCCTTAGTTCTTCGAGGTCACTCCATGTCCGACGCTGCCATCATCTGCTCGAACCTCTCCTTCGCCTGGCCTGATGACACCCCGGTCTTCACCGATCTGTCCTTCACCGTGGCCACCGGCCGTACGGGCCTGGTCGCCCCCAACGG is a genomic window of Streptomyces sp. NBC_01237 containing:
- a CDS encoding aldo/keto reductase; amino-acid sequence: MTQVPSITLNNAVQIPQLGFGTFQIPPEETRETTLAALEAGYRHIDTAEMYGNEKEVGQAVRGSGLDRAEVFVTSKLNNAAHAHDDALQAFDRTMEELGLDYLDLFLIHWPLPGRGDFVETWRALEEIYRSGRSKAIGVSNFQPHHLRRLLEGSDVVPAVNQIEVHPYLTQDDVRAFGAEHEIVTEAWSPIAQGKVLDDPTISRIAERVGRTPAQVTLRWHIQRGDVIFPKSVTQKRIQENFDLFDFELSEGDIGEITALNRNERTGPDPDRFNG